The following coding sequences are from one Solea solea chromosome 4, fSolSol10.1, whole genome shotgun sequence window:
- the hephl1b gene encoding ferroxidase HEPHL1 isoform X1, with amino-acid sequence MELCLRLLAGGLLLLLLSSGTEGKERVYYVGIIEDAWDYAPSGKNLLNGERIEADEHASIFLERGPNRIGRVYKKAMFRQYMDATYSKRVPQPVWLGFLGPVLRAEVDDVIVVHLKNFASRNYSMHPHGVFYEKDAEGALYPDGTSGRLKKDDSVPPGGSYTYRWEVRPEFAPTDGDANCLTWVYHSHVDAPMDISSGLIGALLTCKKGILKETQIGSARDSARHDVDQDVFLMFHVVDENLSWYMDDNIESLSNPDEEDPDFQESNKMHAINGYMFGNLPGIQLCQHRAVAWHLFGMGNEVDIHSAFFHGNTLLDRGHRTDVLSLFPATFATAEMVPKSKGKWLLACQVNDHLQAGMQAFYEVKSCGDGSSTTAPAGAVRDYFLAAEKVVWSYAPSDKDLINNVSLTDADRASEVFFGREEGRIGGQYMKVIYREYTDNTFTIRKPSRPDQEHLGILGPVLRSEEGDTLRVTFMNKADRNYSIQPHGLHYDKQFQGSIYEDGVDKPGSHVGPGESFIYTWQVLEGPSSSDSPCIPYLYYSATDPAMDTNSGLVGPLLVCKKGMLGANGTQKGVDKEFFLLFSVMDENMSWYLEENIERFGSTQSDPEADDFVESNKMHAVNGRMYGNLDGLDMCAGDKVWWYTFGLGTEVDIHGVYFEGNTFKKQSTTRDTVNLFPHITATVAMQPNMPGVYEVSCRVTDHFSAGMRQQYRVGLCPGRKVNATRTQPTKTVQYFISAEELEWDYSPERDWELEKHQATSEDSPGSTFVEKAENRIGSRYKKVVYREYTDETFRIQRIRTSSQQHLGILGPLIKAEVGEQIVITFKNKASRPYSIGAHGVKASGAHVPVKPGLILEMTWDVPVSSGPGVTDPNCISYAYYSQVDFIKDLYSGLLGPLVICRPGTLQRGEGPGRARADVEKEFALLFMVHDENQSWYVDENIRTYLGVDPGTFIRDEDFEESNMMHGINGKLYGNLHGLEMMQGQKVDWYLLGMGNEVDMHTVHFHAETFTYKTDRVHRADVFDLFPGTFQTVEMVAGNPGTWLLHCHVTDHIHAGMETTFTIKEKSFSKAPDAEGSMKVLLLAVALALVLLL; translated from the exons ATGGAGCTGTGTTTGCGGCTGTTGGCCGGcggtttgctgctgctgctcctctcctccGGCACGGAGGGCAAAGAGAGAGTTTACTATGTTGGGATTATTGAGGACGCGTGGGATTACGCGCCAAGTGGAAAGAATCTGCTCAACGGGGAACGCATCGAAGCAGACGA GCATGCGTCCATTTTCCTGGAAAGAGGACCCAACCGCATTGGCAGGGTTTATAAGAAAGCTATGTTCCGACAGTACATGGATGCGACGTACAGCAAACGGGTCCCCCAACCGGTTTGGTTGGGCTTCCTGGGTCCAGTGCTGCGAGCTGAGGTCGACGACGTCATCGTGGTCCACCTGAAGAACTTTGCATCCAGGAACTACTCCATGCATCCTCATGGAGTTTTCTATGAGAAGGATGCAGAAG GGGCGCTTTATCCAGATGGGACGTCAGGCAGGCTGAAGAAGGATGACTCCGTCCCTCCAGGAGGCAGCTACACCTACCGCTGGGAGGTTAGGCCAGAATTCGCCCCCACTGATGGTGATGCAAACTGCCTGACCTGGGTCTACCACTCTCACGTAGACGCTCCCATGGACATCTCCTCAGGACTGATAGGGGCTTTACTCACTTGCAAGAAAG GCATCTTGAAGGAAACACAAATAGGATCTGCCCGAGACTCTGCCCGTCATGATGTGGACCAGGATGTCTTTTTGATGTTCCATGTAGTGGATGAGAACCTGAGTTGGTACATGGATGACAACATTGAGAGTCTCTCTAATCCAGATGAAGAAGACCCCGATTTTCAAGAGTCAAACAAGATGCATG CTATTAACGGCTACATGTTTGGAAACCTCCCCGGGATCCAGTTGTGCCAGCATCGTGCGGTAGCCTGGCATTTGTTCGGCATGGGTAACGAGGTGGACATTCACTCTGCCTTTTTCCATGGGAATACACTGCTAGACCGCGGTCACCGCACCGATGTCCTCAGCCTGTTCCCAGCCACGTTTGCTACTGCTGAGATGGTCCCGAAATCTAAAGGAAAGTGGCTTCTGGCCTGCCAGGTTAATGACCACTTGCAGG CTGGGATGCAGGCCTTCTATGAAGTCAAGTCATGTGGCGATGGATCCAGCACCACAGCGCCCGCTGGTGCTGTGAGGGATTACTTCTTGGCAGCAGAGAAAGTCGTGTGGAGCTACGCTCCCTCTGACAAGGATCTGATTAACAATGTGTCCCTCACTGACGCTGACAG GGCATCAGAGGTGTTTTTtggaagagaggaaggaaggattgGAGGTCAATATATGAAAGTGATCTACAGAGAGTACACAGACAACACCTTCACCATCAGAAAACCATCAAGACCTGATCAGGAACATTTAGGAATCTTGG GTCCAGTGCTGAGGTCAGAGGAAGGAGACACTCTCAGGGTGACATTCATGAACAAGGCTGATAGAAATTACAGCATCCAGCCTCATGGTCTGCACTATGACAAACAGTTCCAGGGAAGCATCTATGAGGACG GTGTTGACAAGCCCGGCTCTCATGTCGGTCCAGGTGAGAGCTTCATCTACACCTGGCAGGTCCTAGAAGGTCCATCTTCATCTGATTCCCCCTGTATCCCCTACTTATACTACTCTGCCACTGATCCGGCCATGGACACCAACTCTGGATTAGTGGGACCTCTGCTCGTGTGCAAGAAAGGCATGCTGGGAGCGAACGGAACCCAG AAAGGCGTGGACAAGGAGttcttccttctcttttctGTAATGGATGAAAACATGAGCTGGTATTTGGAGGAGAATATTGAGAGATTTGGAAGCACCCAGAGCGACCCAGAAGCTGACGACTTTGTGGAGAGCAACAAGATGCATG CTGTAAATGGACGCATGTATGGGAACCTTGACGGACTGGATATGTGTGCCGGGGACAAGGTTTGGTGGTACACCTTTGGCCTAGGTACAGAGGTGGACATCCATGGAGTTTATTTTGAAGGGAACACCTTTAAGAAGCAGAGCACGACACGAGACACTGTCAACCTGTTCCCTCACATCACTGCGACTGTCGCCATGCAGCCAAACATGCCTG GTGTGTATGAGGTGAGCTGCAGAGTCACAGACCACTTCTCAGCTGgcatgaggcagcagtacagAGTCGGCCTCTGCCCGGGGCGTAAAGTCAATGCCACCCGAACGCAGCCGACCAAGACTGTCCAGTACTTTATTAGTGCTGAAGAACTGGAGTGGGACTATTCTCCCGAGAGAGACTGGGAGCTGGAGAAGCACCAGGCCACATCAGaggacag TCCAGGCAGCACTTTTGTGGAGAAAGCAGAGAACAGAATTGGATCGCGCTACAAGAAGGTGGTTTACAGAGAATACACAGATGAAACCTTCAGAATTCAGAGGATTCGGACGTCCAGTCAACAGCACCTGGGGATTCTGG GTCCATTAATCAAAGCCGAGGTCGGAGAGCAGATTGtgatcacatttaagaacaaaGCCAGTCGGCCGTACTCCATCGGTGCACATGGAGTCAAAGCGAGTGGCGCTCACGTTCCTGTCAAACCTG GTCTCATTCTTGAAATGACGTGGGACGTTCCTGTAAGCTCTGGTCCTGGAGTCACAGATCCTAACTGCATATCTTACGCCTATTACTCCCAAGTTGACTTCATTAAG GACCTGTACAGTGGTCTGCTGGGGCCTCTGGTGATCTGCAGGCCCGGGACTCTGCAGCGCGGCGAGGGGCCCGGCAGAGCGAGGGCGGACGTGGAGAAGGAGTTTGCTCTGCTCTTTATGGTGCACGATGAAAACCAGTCGTGGTACGTGGATGAAAACATCAGGACGTACCTCGGCGTTGATCCTGGCACCTTCATAAGAGACGAAGACTTTGAAGAGAGCAACATGATGCACG GGATCAATGGGAAACTGTACGGTAACCTCCATGGACTGGAGATGATGCAGGGCCAGAAGGTTGACTGGTATCTTCTGGGGATGGGGAATGAAGTGGATATGCACACTGTACATTTCCACGCTGAGACATTTACTTACAAG acggACCGTGTCCACCGCGCTGACGTCTTTGACCTCTTCCCCGGGACTTTCCAGACTGTGGAGATGGTTGCTGGGAACCCAGGAACTTGGTTGCTCCACTGTCATGTGACGGATCACATCCACGCTGGCATGGAAACCACTTTCACCATCAAAG AAAAAAGCTTCTCAAAAG CCCCGGACGCTGAAGGCTCCATGAAGGTGCTGCTGCTCGCGGTGGCACTCGCGCTCGTCTTGTTACTGTAG
- the hephl1b gene encoding ferroxidase HEPHL1 isoform X2, whose translation MFRQYMDATYSKRVPQPVWLGFLGPVLRAEVDDVIVVHLKNFASRNYSMHPHGVFYEKDAEGALYPDGTSGRLKKDDSVPPGGSYTYRWEVRPEFAPTDGDANCLTWVYHSHVDAPMDISSGLIGALLTCKKGILKETQIGSARDSARHDVDQDVFLMFHVVDENLSWYMDDNIESLSNPDEEDPDFQESNKMHAINGYMFGNLPGIQLCQHRAVAWHLFGMGNEVDIHSAFFHGNTLLDRGHRTDVLSLFPATFATAEMVPKSKGKWLLACQVNDHLQAGMQAFYEVKSCGDGSSTTAPAGAVRDYFLAAEKVVWSYAPSDKDLINNVSLTDADRASEVFFGREEGRIGGQYMKVIYREYTDNTFTIRKPSRPDQEHLGILGPVLRSEEGDTLRVTFMNKADRNYSIQPHGLHYDKQFQGSIYEDGVDKPGSHVGPGESFIYTWQVLEGPSSSDSPCIPYLYYSATDPAMDTNSGLVGPLLVCKKGMLGANGTQKGVDKEFFLLFSVMDENMSWYLEENIERFGSTQSDPEADDFVESNKMHAVNGRMYGNLDGLDMCAGDKVWWYTFGLGTEVDIHGVYFEGNTFKKQSTTRDTVNLFPHITATVAMQPNMPGVYEVSCRVTDHFSAGMRQQYRVGLCPGRKVNATRTQPTKTVQYFISAEELEWDYSPERDWELEKHQATSEDSPGSTFVEKAENRIGSRYKKVVYREYTDETFRIQRIRTSSQQHLGILGPLIKAEVGEQIVITFKNKASRPYSIGAHGVKASGAHVPVKPGLILEMTWDVPVSSGPGVTDPNCISYAYYSQVDFIKDLYSGLLGPLVICRPGTLQRGEGPGRARADVEKEFALLFMVHDENQSWYVDENIRTYLGVDPGTFIRDEDFEESNMMHGINGKLYGNLHGLEMMQGQKVDWYLLGMGNEVDMHTVHFHAETFTYKTDRVHRADVFDLFPGTFQTVEMVAGNPGTWLLHCHVTDHIHAGMETTFTIKEKSFSKAPDAEGSMKVLLLAVALALVLLL comes from the exons ATGTTCCGACAGTACATGGATGCGACGTACAGCAAACGGGTCCCCCAACCGGTTTGGTTGGGCTTCCTGGGTCCAGTGCTGCGAGCTGAGGTCGACGACGTCATCGTGGTCCACCTGAAGAACTTTGCATCCAGGAACTACTCCATGCATCCTCATGGAGTTTTCTATGAGAAGGATGCAGAAG GGGCGCTTTATCCAGATGGGACGTCAGGCAGGCTGAAGAAGGATGACTCCGTCCCTCCAGGAGGCAGCTACACCTACCGCTGGGAGGTTAGGCCAGAATTCGCCCCCACTGATGGTGATGCAAACTGCCTGACCTGGGTCTACCACTCTCACGTAGACGCTCCCATGGACATCTCCTCAGGACTGATAGGGGCTTTACTCACTTGCAAGAAAG GCATCTTGAAGGAAACACAAATAGGATCTGCCCGAGACTCTGCCCGTCATGATGTGGACCAGGATGTCTTTTTGATGTTCCATGTAGTGGATGAGAACCTGAGTTGGTACATGGATGACAACATTGAGAGTCTCTCTAATCCAGATGAAGAAGACCCCGATTTTCAAGAGTCAAACAAGATGCATG CTATTAACGGCTACATGTTTGGAAACCTCCCCGGGATCCAGTTGTGCCAGCATCGTGCGGTAGCCTGGCATTTGTTCGGCATGGGTAACGAGGTGGACATTCACTCTGCCTTTTTCCATGGGAATACACTGCTAGACCGCGGTCACCGCACCGATGTCCTCAGCCTGTTCCCAGCCACGTTTGCTACTGCTGAGATGGTCCCGAAATCTAAAGGAAAGTGGCTTCTGGCCTGCCAGGTTAATGACCACTTGCAGG CTGGGATGCAGGCCTTCTATGAAGTCAAGTCATGTGGCGATGGATCCAGCACCACAGCGCCCGCTGGTGCTGTGAGGGATTACTTCTTGGCAGCAGAGAAAGTCGTGTGGAGCTACGCTCCCTCTGACAAGGATCTGATTAACAATGTGTCCCTCACTGACGCTGACAG GGCATCAGAGGTGTTTTTtggaagagaggaaggaaggattgGAGGTCAATATATGAAAGTGATCTACAGAGAGTACACAGACAACACCTTCACCATCAGAAAACCATCAAGACCTGATCAGGAACATTTAGGAATCTTGG GTCCAGTGCTGAGGTCAGAGGAAGGAGACACTCTCAGGGTGACATTCATGAACAAGGCTGATAGAAATTACAGCATCCAGCCTCATGGTCTGCACTATGACAAACAGTTCCAGGGAAGCATCTATGAGGACG GTGTTGACAAGCCCGGCTCTCATGTCGGTCCAGGTGAGAGCTTCATCTACACCTGGCAGGTCCTAGAAGGTCCATCTTCATCTGATTCCCCCTGTATCCCCTACTTATACTACTCTGCCACTGATCCGGCCATGGACACCAACTCTGGATTAGTGGGACCTCTGCTCGTGTGCAAGAAAGGCATGCTGGGAGCGAACGGAACCCAG AAAGGCGTGGACAAGGAGttcttccttctcttttctGTAATGGATGAAAACATGAGCTGGTATTTGGAGGAGAATATTGAGAGATTTGGAAGCACCCAGAGCGACCCAGAAGCTGACGACTTTGTGGAGAGCAACAAGATGCATG CTGTAAATGGACGCATGTATGGGAACCTTGACGGACTGGATATGTGTGCCGGGGACAAGGTTTGGTGGTACACCTTTGGCCTAGGTACAGAGGTGGACATCCATGGAGTTTATTTTGAAGGGAACACCTTTAAGAAGCAGAGCACGACACGAGACACTGTCAACCTGTTCCCTCACATCACTGCGACTGTCGCCATGCAGCCAAACATGCCTG GTGTGTATGAGGTGAGCTGCAGAGTCACAGACCACTTCTCAGCTGgcatgaggcagcagtacagAGTCGGCCTCTGCCCGGGGCGTAAAGTCAATGCCACCCGAACGCAGCCGACCAAGACTGTCCAGTACTTTATTAGTGCTGAAGAACTGGAGTGGGACTATTCTCCCGAGAGAGACTGGGAGCTGGAGAAGCACCAGGCCACATCAGaggacag TCCAGGCAGCACTTTTGTGGAGAAAGCAGAGAACAGAATTGGATCGCGCTACAAGAAGGTGGTTTACAGAGAATACACAGATGAAACCTTCAGAATTCAGAGGATTCGGACGTCCAGTCAACAGCACCTGGGGATTCTGG GTCCATTAATCAAAGCCGAGGTCGGAGAGCAGATTGtgatcacatttaagaacaaaGCCAGTCGGCCGTACTCCATCGGTGCACATGGAGTCAAAGCGAGTGGCGCTCACGTTCCTGTCAAACCTG GTCTCATTCTTGAAATGACGTGGGACGTTCCTGTAAGCTCTGGTCCTGGAGTCACAGATCCTAACTGCATATCTTACGCCTATTACTCCCAAGTTGACTTCATTAAG GACCTGTACAGTGGTCTGCTGGGGCCTCTGGTGATCTGCAGGCCCGGGACTCTGCAGCGCGGCGAGGGGCCCGGCAGAGCGAGGGCGGACGTGGAGAAGGAGTTTGCTCTGCTCTTTATGGTGCACGATGAAAACCAGTCGTGGTACGTGGATGAAAACATCAGGACGTACCTCGGCGTTGATCCTGGCACCTTCATAAGAGACGAAGACTTTGAAGAGAGCAACATGATGCACG GGATCAATGGGAAACTGTACGGTAACCTCCATGGACTGGAGATGATGCAGGGCCAGAAGGTTGACTGGTATCTTCTGGGGATGGGGAATGAAGTGGATATGCACACTGTACATTTCCACGCTGAGACATTTACTTACAAG acggACCGTGTCCACCGCGCTGACGTCTTTGACCTCTTCCCCGGGACTTTCCAGACTGTGGAGATGGTTGCTGGGAACCCAGGAACTTGGTTGCTCCACTGTCATGTGACGGATCACATCCACGCTGGCATGGAAACCACTTTCACCATCAAAG AAAAAAGCTTCTCAAAAG CCCCGGACGCTGAAGGCTCCATGAAGGTGCTGCTGCTCGCGGTGGCACTCGCGCTCGTCTTGTTACTGTAG